Genomic DNA from Candidatus Nitrosopumilus koreensis AR1:
TCCCCAATTGCAATTCCTGAATTATTTCTTCCAAGTCCATCGATTCTGATAATCCCCTTTCCTTCATCAGATGGATATAGTGGAAGACATTTTGCAACTGTTCTTCTTTTACCTTTAATTTCTATAACATCACCTGTGGAGGCATTTAATGTGTCCATAGAATCATAATCAATTCTTGCTACTCCTCTTCCAACATCTCTAGTGTATGCCTCTAGAACTTTGAGAGAGAGTGCATTTTGGCTCATATACAAATGCCCTCTGTCTAATTTTTATACCTTTGTGGTAATTTCTCTAAATGACAGGTAAAAATCACAAGCTTAAAATCCTCTTTACGTAGGAAACGATCAACTTTGGGTAAGAGACCATTAGTAAGAAGACGTGGCCGTGGAGGAAATCAATTTAGATCTACATCTACTGGAAAAGTAGGCACCAAAGCAAACTATCCTCGTTTCTCATTATCTGAACAACATGAAGGAGAAATTATTGATCTTGTTCATGAACGTGGAAGAGAAGCACCTTTAGCTAAAGTTAGATTTGAAGATGGATCAGTATCATTTGTTCCAGCGGTTCTTGGTGCAAAAGTTGGCACAACTTTGCAATTTGGATTAAAATCAAAAATTGAAAAAGGAAATGTAATTAGCATTCAAAATATTCCTGATGGTACTATAGTCTGTAATATTGAAAAGCACTTTGGTGATGGTGGAGCAATTGTAAAATCTGCAGGAACTGATGCAACTGTTTTCTCTCATGGTGATGAAGGTGTTACTGTTAAACTTCCTTCTGGAAAATTTACTACTCTAAATCCAAAAAATAGAGCC
This window encodes:
- a CDS encoding 50S ribosomal protein L2 is translated as MGKRPLVRRRGRGGNQFRSTSTGKVGTKANYPRFSLSEQHEGEIIDLVHERGREAPLAKVRFEDGSVSFVPAVLGAKVGTTLQFGLKSKIEKGNVISIQNIPDGTIVCNIEKHFGDGGAIVKSAGTDATVFSHGDEGVTVKLPSGKFTTLNPKNRAMIGTLAGGGSSERPFMSAGGKWRNFKAKGKKYPIVRGVAQAAYVHPHGGGRHQHVGQSSTVSRDAPPGAKVGSIAARKTGRARIKERK